The Phycisphaerae bacterium sequence TGCCGCTCAAGCTGGGGCAAGCCAAGCCGCGTGCCCGCAAGCGTCTCGACACGGGAGCGAAACGCCTCGATAAGATCGAGCTCCTGTCGCGTCAGCGATGATCTCATGCAACACCCGCCGGGTGCCATTGGCGGCCTGTCAGCCGGCGCATGCGGATGTCACGCCGTCCCACTGTTCCTCGTTTCGGCAGACATCCGGCCGGCCGCTCCGGCTGCCGGCTGTTCCATGAACTCGGGCCCATCCTGCTTCAGCGATTGCCATCGGCCGGTGAGCATCTTCAGAACCGACCTGCGTAACAGCGTCAGCGGCCGGGAGACCCGCCGGTGCATCCGGTGCCAGAAGCCGAGCCGATAAGACGCCTCGATCTGCTCGGGCGTCAATGTGTCAGGCCGGTGGCGTCGACGATGCTTGAGCAGGTGATAGCGATCGCCTTCCTGCAACCGCTTCAGAAGGTATAGACCCAGCCGGTCCGGAATCAAACGTTTGAGTCCCCCTCGCCGTTCGGCGGCATCCGAAGGCCAGCGCCAGGAAATCTGAAAGTCGATCAGCCACGGACGTCCCTCGGCGCCAACCAGGATGTTTTCTCGTTTTTCGAGGTCCACGTAAGCGATATTGCGTCGATGCAGCTCGTTGATGAGCCGTTCCAGACGAGGAAAGAACTCGTCGTCAACCCGTTCCTGCTTCTGGAGCGGGTGACCTTCGACAAAGGCATGAACCAAGCCGGTCCGGCCCCATTTGCCCAGGCACTTGGGCACGCCCGGCAGGTCGTCGACGGCGCGATACAAGTCCAGCTCGCGATCACATAGAAGGCGGCCGATCCATGATCCAGGAATTACCAGCAGACTTGCCGTACGACCAAGCTTCAACACCACCCGGCCCGACGGCCCCTCATAGAGGCCGGTTGCGGCGAAGAAATCGTGCTTCCAGGTGCGCAGGTGAGTATAGTAACCATCGTGCAGCGCGATCCGCGCCGGCATCTCCGCCCGCCCTAACGCTCGCAGCCAGCCGTGTCGCAGTCTTTCATCCGGCATGACAAAGGCAAGATACCCCCGCTTTCAGGGCGGTACAACGCCGACCTGCCGCGCGGGCATCATGTCCACGACTCCGTGTGGACATGCTCTGTTTCGATGCGCACACACGGTTGAGCGTCGAGGATGCCACAGGGATCAAGACCTGCCGCACGATCTCCTCGGCACGCCAGGCAATCCGGCAGGAACGCCGCGCAAAAAACGACCCCTGAACGTTATTCCTCAGGGGTCCTTGGTGTTGTCATGGGCCGCAGGTGCGCGAGGCCGGCTCAAGTCTTGGAGCCGTCGTTCCCCGAGGCGGGCTTCCGACCAGCCACGCCGCTGAGAGGCGAAGGCGAATCGCCGCTGGCCGCCACCAGCCGGTCTTTCATGAGCCGCCCTACCTTGAACTTCACCGTACGCTTCGACGGAACCGCGACCCGCTCGAGGGTCTTGGGATTCTGGGCCGTTCTGGCGGCGCGCACCTTGCTTTCGAAGACGCCGAAGTCCCGAAATTCCAGCCGGTTACCGCGACCCAATTCGTCGATGATCTGGTCAAGGAATGTCTGGATGATCCGCTTGACCACGACGCGCTTGTGGTTGCAGCTCTCGGCTATCCGGTCGATCAACTCTTTCTTGGTGATGGTCTGCATGGCTGACCTCGACGCAAGTCCTTTAAATCCGCCTCGGCTCTCCACGGCCCCGGCTGCCCGCCTCTGGAAGCGCCCGGTGCTCGCCTTCAGCAATGAAGATTACGCAATCACGGGAATCCCGCTCCGAAGTGCTGGCCGGTCCATCGCTCTTCCACCGGCCAAGGCACGCAAGTTAGTCTACAGCAACGAGTTTCGGCAATCAAGCGCTTTTATATCGGCAGCTTTCACAGGCCTACTAGCGACAAACATGCCTCCGAATCCGAATCCCCCAAAAACTGCAACATACTGCCAATACGTATGTTAGCACTCATGCAGGGCTCAGGCGACAGGTCTTCGGACCATCTGATCCATAAGTTCATTTGGGTAAAAGACTTATGGATTGCTAACTTGATGAGACTGGATCGGTGGCCTGGGGATCAGCGAACGAAAACAGGTCGTGCGCCGGCTCAAAGCTCAGCTCGGCTTTGCCTGCCCGCCCAAAAAAACCCAGGCAAGGGCTTCGAGACGAAACCCAAGCCTGGTAGGGAGAGAGAGATTCGTTGTTGCCCGCTCCGACGCCTGCCGCCGGGCTGAGCATCCCTTCCGAAGACGGCGTGGCCAGCCACGCTTTCAATTCTTCGGGAGAATCATAACCCTATACCGGAGCCACCCAAACCCAGGTGGGGGGCTAACCAATTCTTTGCCTCTTCCGCTACTGCGGAGGAGTCCGGCGACCAATCGACCGCGAACCCGGTATGGTTTCCTGATCCCAACCGGCTCGCAGATAGTTCCTATCGCCAGGCGAGAGAAATCCGAGGATAACCACTCGCCTGGGAGAGAGAATCAAGCCCGTCTCCGGCCTGCTTTTCCCGATAAGGCCTCGGACGGACGTCGCCTTGAATCAAGGCGACAGGCTTTTCCTCCTCCTCCTGTCGGGCCTCGCGGCCGACAGAGTCTCAATATCCTCGCGCCTCAGGGTGTTCTTCGCCCCGCAGCCTTTCCGTCGGCACGATCAACGGGGAAAGAATCCCCTCTACATTCACTATCGCGAAGCGATCCGGTTGCTGACCTTGATCGCTCATGAACACCACTTCACCGCTGACCTCGAGCTCCGGAGTCAAGTGCACGAGTACTTGTCGCGGTTCAGGACACAACACATCGGCCAGCCTGAAGCTGCACAGTCTTCGCGTCTTCGTTCCAGAACCGGTCATCATGCTTTTCCACAATCCTCCGCGTGAACAGTAGCACGTGCCGTGCCAAACTCGGCAGCCGATCAGTGCAAAGCCGCCTGTGTTCCGCAAATCGTTGCGGGCAATGGATTTGGGGATTCCGGTGTTCTCGTGGCCGTCGCGAGTATTCGAGCCCGAGCGGGAATAGAATGCGCCACGATTTGCACGCTGCCGCACGGTCTTTCAACGATTAAAAAGCATTACCGTGCTTCGAGGCCCTAATGGGCGGCGGTAGCCTGAGGCCGTGGCGGATGTGCAACCAAACTCGCGCGCGTGCAATGAATCGCGCAAGGTCTCATAGGTCGCGGCTGACCAGATGGGTGACAATCCCCTGAATGAGGAAATCCCGAGACTCGTCGATCAGCATGGGAGGAACTGTGGGATTGTCCCCGCGCAGAATCACGATTCGACTGCTCCTTTGCAGCTCAACGGAGACGCGTTTAAGGGTCGGCGTGCCATCCACAAGGCAGGCACAGATTCGACCTTGCACGTGCTCGGGATTGACGTCCTGCCGGTATTCCACGAGCACGAGGTCGCCGGGTTTGAGTGTCGGTTCCATGGAATCGAACGTCAAACGAAGAATGTACCGATCGTGTCCCCACAGGTGTCGCAGGACCGGGAACATCTCGATCTGTTCCTGAGTTTCGGCGGGGGAGCCGGCCGGTATCGCGCCAAACAAAGGCAGGTCTCGGGTTTCCAGCGGCTGAGGCGTATCGTGTTCGAGCCCGTCTCCAATCAGCACCGCCGGAGCCACGTCCAGCGCCTCCGCGATCGCGCGCAGCGACGAGGGCGACGGCTTGCGCTTGCCCCGCTCGATCTCACTGAGAAAGCCCTGGTTGACATTGGCACGCCGGGCAAGCTGCGTCTGGTTCAGGCCGAGACGCTGCCGGTAATAGCGAATGCGCTGGCCGATGTGCCCGCGGAATACGGAAAACTCGGAATAGGTCCCCGACATGACCTCAATATCCAAGCCGGCACCGGTTGCGTCAATAGTTGAATGAGAACGGGCCGATTTCCGCGGACCGGCGGGCGCCGAGCGTGACGGCCAGGTCAGACCGCGTTCATCGCCTCGACTCGATTGCCAATAGAGCCGATCATCGTGACACGGAGTCCGAAGTTTTCGCCCACCTTGACCGCCTGTCCGCGGCCGATGCGCCGGTTGTTAATCATCAGGTCGAGCAGTTCGTCCGAAGGCTTGTCGAATTCGATGATCGAACCGGGAGTGAGCGCCAGTATCTTCGAGAGCGGCATCGTACGCTCGGCAAGGGTGACAATCACCGGCACCTCGAGTGGCAGTATGCGTTGGGGATCTTCCGACCGCTCCGAGGACGCGGGTGCCACGGTCGGCATACCTGAGGGCATCTGCGTTCGCTTGGGGACCCGTTTGCCGCCGTCTTCCGCCGCGGGCGCATTTGCCACGGCCGTGGCCGGGCCCGAAGAAATCGGACCGGTGCCGTCGTCGCCCACGATGTCCGCTGCCGCATCCGCAGCCAGTTGGCTTACGCCGGCCAGCAGGGCATCAATATCATCTTGTTGGGTCTGACCCATGTTGGCACCCCCATCGGGGCTCCCCTCGCGCACTGCAAGCGCACGGCTCCCATTGGACTTATCGGATGAGGCGGGTAGGCACTTTACGGCTGCCGACAATCGGTCAAAGAACCCCGCAAAATGCGCAACTTCCTCCTTGTTACCCGGCAGAATCTGCCGATCGCACCGGCCCGCCGAATGCCCCGTCGCAAAGCGGAACATCAGGGATGCCGAGGGTAGCGCATTCGTCCAGCATGGTCCTTCTCCGTAGCGCCGACGCCCTCGTCGGCGATCCGCCCTGTTATCCTGAGGACGTAGGATCCGCGCTCGCGGACCCATTTGCTTGCTCGCCACCCCCCAATCCTCAAATCGGGGGACGCCATTCCTTTTTCTTGCCCTGAATCGATCGGGATACCCCATATGCCTACTTCTTGTTCCGGCATCAAGGTCGAGCTGTAGTCGCATCAACGCCATGAACGAACCGGACGCCCGATTGGCAAGCAGGCCTTTCTCGCCCGACTTGAGGCCACCCTCGACGGCATACTCAGATCCCAAAAACCAAGCCGAAAGATGAGACAAGGATGATAGGTATGGTGTCCCAAGAATCCCTGGTATCCCCAAAATCAGATGGTGTCTTTCCAATTCACAGCACTCATTGCGTCGGCGGGGCGCGTCTGACAGTCGATCGTTCTCGCGGTTTGTGGATGTTCCTCCTTCAGTGACGGCGTTTTTTCTTGATCGCACCTCGGGCTTTCGCTACATTGAAACCGGCACCCGATGGTTTTCAGCAGTTCAACGGGTGAGCATTCTCCGGAGGAGAAAGAGCCTTATCACCTTTCCAACCATGACGCTTGTCGGGGCTCTCGACTATCGCTTAACAGGGAGCATGAGATGAATGGCTGTGTTTCATCGGGACGCAGACGATACTCGGGTCGGGTAACACTCGGTGTGGCTCTCTGGTTGTTGGCCGGTTCAGGAGCCCGGGCCGGCCTGATCGGAACGCCTCCTTCAACGGCCACCACCTTTCGCGTCTGCGAATTGGCGTTTTCGGCAGACGCGCCGGGCAGTAATCCGTACCTCAACGGACCTTCGGTGACCGCCACCTTCACCGGCACTTCCGGCCCCGCCAGCGGCAAAGTGTTGACCATGAAAGGCTTCTGGGATGGGGGCAACGTCTGGAGGGTGCGGTTCGCCCCAACGGCCCAAGGCGACTGGTCCTGGACCACCTCATCGACCGACGCGGGCATGAACGGTTTCAGCGGAACTCTGACTGCGATCGGGCCGACCCCCGAGGAGTTGGCCGCCAACGTTCTGTACCGCGGCTTCCTTCATCGCGACGGCCACGCCTGGAAACTGAGCGACGGCACGCCCTTCCTTGCCGTCGGCGACACGCAGTGGTCCTTCGCCGAGGAAAACACCACCGCCGAATGGCAACAATGGATGAACGCCCGGCAGGCCCAGAATTTCAACACCTTCCTCGGCTGCATCTGGCTGGCCATCTACACCCGATCAGGCGTGCCCGATGCATTCCCAAGCAAGAATCCGCAGACTGATACACCCAATATGGCCTATTTCCAGCGACTGGACCAGATGGTGCAGTACGCCAACGACCGCGGGATCATGATGGGACTGACCATCGGCGGATTCCCCGACAACAGCAACTGGTGGGTCAAATTCGGCACGCTGGAGCGCAACAGCCGGTGGTTCAGATACTGCGTGGCCCGCTACACCGCATATAACGTCCGGTGGTGCCTGTACGGCGAGGTGAACGAGCGCAACACGCCCTGGGGTTCCACGTGGCAGCAGCAGGTGGCGTACGATGCGCAACTGGTCAGGGACGAGGACCCCTACGATCATCCGATCGGGAGTCACCACACCAGCGTGGACACCAGCAGCGCCAACAGCCCCAACATCGACTATATCGAGGTGCAGATCGCGCGAACCGAAACGCAGTACCAGAGCGCCCTGAACTACCGCCAGTACGGCAAGCCGGTGTGGTTCGAGGAGTACTGGTACGAACCGGCGACCTACGACAACGACGTGGTCCTCGGGATCCGCAACACCCATCGCAACTTTGTGGCGGCCATGGCGTATCCGACTATGGGCAGTCTGATGCGGGCTCACTACCCTGATTTCAACATCAACGATGTCTCGACCGACCCGGGTGCCGTCCGCATGAGCTACTTCTGGAGCTTCTACAAGGATCTTGCTTTTCTGTCATTTTCTCCTGCCTCCGGGCTCGTGAGTCGGGGGCAGTGCGGGCGGTTCGGCAACGACTATGCGATCTTTCTGCAAGGGGGTGGCAGCGTCACGCTGAACCTGACCGGCGTCTCCGGTGTGTTCGACGTGACCCGGCTGGACATCAACACCGGCGTCACGGCCGACCTCGGTTTGATCACCGGAGACGGTCAGCGAACAATCAACTCGGGCACCACCAGCGACGTGGCGATTCGAGTGGTGAAGACACCTGGACCCAACCAGCCGCCGGTTGTTTCGGCGGGCGACGACCAGGTAGTCCACCTGTCTCAGGGTGCTGTCCTTGACGGCACGGTGTCGGATGACGGCCAGCCCGATCCGCCTGGAGTCGTGACCACCATCTGGACCCAGGTTGACGGTCCAGGCGTCGTCACGTTTGCCGACGCTGCGTCGGTGGACACGACGGCCGGTTTCTCGCAGGCGGGCGTCTATACGCTGCGACTGACGGCCAACGATGGGGAGCTCTCCGCGAGCGATGAAACCGTGATCACCGTCAACGGCGGAGGGGGGTGCGATTTCGACGGAGACACCGACGTCGATCAGGTTGATTTCGCCCACCTTCAGGCGTGTGCCACGGGCTCCGGTCAGGCGGTCACGAACCCCGCCTGCTTCAACGCGGTTCTCGATGGTGACGAAGACATCGACCAGAACGACTTCGCCGTGTTCGTCGGATGCGTCAGCGGCCCGGATGTGCCGGCGACGGCCGAGTGCCGCGGCGAGTAGTGTGTCATACCGCCTGGCCGCTTCGCGCCCGGCGGATCACGTGCAGGGGAAAGACCACATGTCATCGATGGGCCCACAATTCGGTGTGGGCAGCGCATTGATCATTCTGATGCTGTCCGCCTGTTGCCTGCCGGCGGCAGAGGCCGCCGAGTACAGCACCCCCAGACAACTCAGCATATTCGATGTCTACCAACTGAACCCGGACGGTGCCACCGGCGATGAAGCCACAACCGAGCCCAAGACTGATCTGAACAACGGTCTGAACGGAGATAATCCGTACTTCCAACGGACCAAATGTGGCCAGAGCACACGTCGGAGGCTGCTCTGGAAGATACTGGTACACATCGTCCTACCAGGAACGGGGCGAGCCTGATCCCGCCGGCCCGCAATACGTGGATTACGCGCCGCCGTTTGGCGCGGGGGCCAATCAACACACTCCCCGGGCGATATCGCCTCAACTCCTCACGGTCGCCGTCCTGAAAGACCGGTGCGGTTGACATCGCGCTTTGCGGCGGATATCTGCATGCTTTTCTCGAATGATTCTGGGGGTACTGATGAGCGGTTTGAATGTGCGTAAAGACCCGTGCGAGCTGGACTTCCTGGCGCTTGGGGCGGTGGTTCACCGGCTGGACCCGGGGGTGGTTCCGTTTCGCAAGGCCCGTTCGGTGGACATCCACGTCTCGGGCGGCGAATACAACGTGGCCGCCAACCTTGCGGACTGCTTCAAACTCCGGACGGGCATCGCCACCGCCATGGTTAACTATGGCATTGGCGAGCTGGTCCAAGGCCGCATTCGGGAAATGGGCGTGACACCGTTCTACAAATGGTTCGAGCATGACGGCGTGCGCGGCCCGAACATCGCCACGGTGTACAGCGACCGCGGCTACGGCGTCCGGCCGCCGGTGGTGTTCTACAACCGGTCCAATGAGGCCGGCTCGCTGCTCAAGCCCGGCGATTTCGACTGGGCCGACATCTTCGCCCGCGGGGTGCGCTGGTTCCACTCGGGCGGCATTTTCGCGGCACTCTCCGAGACCACTTCCGAGCTGATCATCGAGGGCATGGAGGCCGCGCGAAAGTCCGGGGCGGTCAACTCCTTCGATCTGAACTACCGGGCCAAGCTGTGGGCTCCGATTGGAGGGCTGGAAAAAGCCCAGAAGACGCTGCGCAAGATCGTCGGCAACGTGGACGCCCTGATCGGCAACGAAGAGGACCTGCAGAAGGGCCTGGGCATCGCCGGCCCGGAGGTCGCCCACAAGGCCGCGTCGAAGCTCGACCCCGAGACGTTCTTCCAGATGATCGAGCGGGTGGTCGAGCAGTTCCCGAACGTCAAGATGGTCGCCACGACGCTGCGCGAGGTGCATTCGACCAACCGGCACGACTGGGCGGCCGTGCTGTGGCTCGACGGCAAGCGGTTCGTGAGCCCCACGTGCCAGCTCGACGTCCTCGACCGTATCGGCGGCGGCGACGGCTTTGCAGCCGGGCTGATCTACGGTCTGCTCGCCGGGCGCGAACCCGAGCAGGCACTCCGCCTCGGCTGGGCCCACGGCGCCCTGCTGACCACCTTCCCGGGCGACGTCACCATGGCACGGCTGGAAGAAGTCGAAGCTTTCGCCAAGGGCGGCTCGGCCCGCGTGCAACGGTAGTATCCGCGGATCATGTGGCCGGCAAGCAACCGCGATAGGCTTTGACCATACGGTCCATCAGCCGCCGCCAGACGAGGCAGGCCGTGTCTGCCTCACTCGTTGCCCGCCAGATGCCGCCGCAGTACGGATAGTGCTCGCAGAACGCACAGGGCGTCTGCTCGATGAAGACTCGCTCCGCGTAAGCCTCGATCTGCTTCCATGCAGCCGATTCCCGCATAACCTTGATGCTGTCGCCGACCTTGCCGAGGAACGCGCCTCGATGTGCGTACCACCGGGATACGGACACGCGTTGCTGGGCATCCACGAACAGGCATCGCCCGGTCAGATTGTCGAATATCTGCCAGAGCGTCAGTCTTCGCTGCCCACCGATTGCCCCGGCCAGGGTGAAGAACGGCTCGATCGGCACCTGCAAGGTTGGAGTGTGCAGGAAATGGTCCAGCAGGCCGGACAGCACGGCCTCGTCGTAGTCAGTGCCGAACTCCAGCCGCACCGGCACGCTCGCATCGGCCGCCCGCCGGGCAAACGTGCCGTCACCGATCGTCGCCGACGAAAACATCAACTCGGCACGCAGGCGGCGAAGCGTGCCGAGAAGCCCGTCTTGCATAGCGTCTGCTTTGTTTTGCGAATAAGCGAATTCAGGCCCGGCCATGATCGTCAACTGTCGGGCAAACGGTTTGTAGCCGCTCGGGGAGGCGAGGAAATGCTCCAGGTTGACAAGCCCGCGGGCGCGTTCCTGCGGATCGAGCCGTCCCAGGGCCAGGCGTTCGAGATCCAGCTGCGGTGTGACGATCCGCACGAAGTCGAGCATCGGCCAGCCATCAGGCCGTTCGATGGTCACGACGAAGCGGGATAGAGGGTTCAGGGTTCCCGGCTTCGCCACGGCTTCGCCGGGCAAGCGGGGTTCCCGCCTTCGCTTCGCTTCGGCGTGGCAAGCAGGGTTCAGTGAAGACGCTCCGTCACCTCCGGAGGAGGTAGGGCACTCCCACCCCCCCCCCCCCCCCCCTGCTAAGGGGGGGGGATCCGGCCCCTTTTGGTGAGCGCCCTCTTGCTGAGCGCCCTCTTGCTGCGTGCCCTCTTGCTGAGTGCTGATGGCTGATTGCTGACCGCTGAACGCTGGTCCCGAGCCGCGTCGAGGGGCTAATGGTTGACCGCTGAGAGCTGATGGCTGATCGCTTACAGTTGGAGGCCCGAAAAGCTTCTCGAAGTGCTCAAACACCCGCTTGCGGGCGGCGCAGAAATACGTCTCCCGCATCATGTCGCCGTGGTAGAGCAGGCCCATCATCGGGCAACCGCCGTGGCAGAACTTCCAAAACCGGCAATCGCGGCAGAAGCCGTCACGCAAACTGGAGGATCGCCCGGCCAGCGGCCCTTGCTCGCGCTGTCGCAGCATCTCGTCGAGATCGTCTTCGAAGATGTTGCCCAGCCTGTTGGCCCCATGGTCCGACTGACGCCCGCAGCCGAAGACTGCTCCGTCGGGGTTGATACCCAGGTGGCTGGTGTGGCACATCCCCCGGCTGTCGCAGCAGAGACGCGAATGCCCTTTCCACGCCCGGTACCATTCCATCAGCGGCATGATGGACCAGCGCATCCGGTCGGCACGCCAAAGATCGCACAAGTCCACGAGGAACTGGCCGTACTCGTCGGCGGTGATCCACAACGGCTGCGATTGGCGTCTGTCCGCTCGGCCCTCCTTGTAGAGAGGGTTCACGCGGACGTGCAACCCGGCGTTGCGGAAGAAGTTGTAGATGTTGCCGACCCTGTCGAGCGATTGGCGGTGGGCCACGTATACGGCCCCGACGCGGATGCCCGCGCTTCGAAGCAGGCG is a genomic window containing:
- a CDS encoding HU family DNA-binding protein, whose product is MQTITKKELIDRIAESCNHKRVVVKRIIQTFLDQIIDELGRGNRLEFRDFGVFESKVRAARTAQNPKTLERVAVPSKRTVKFKVGRLMKDRLVAASGDSPSPLSGVAGRKPASGNDGSKT
- a CDS encoding XRE family transcriptional regulator, which encodes MSGTYSEFSVFRGHIGQRIRYYRQRLGLNQTQLARRANVNQGFLSEIERGKRKPSPSSLRAIAEALDVAPAVLIGDGLEHDTPQPLETRDLPLFGAIPAGSPAETQEQIEMFPVLRHLWGHDRYILRLTFDSMEPTLKPGDLVLVEYRQDVNPEHVQGRICACLVDGTPTLKRVSVELQRSSRIVILRGDNPTVPPMLIDESRDFLIQGIVTHLVSRDL
- a CDS encoding FliM/FliN family flagellar motor switch protein encodes the protein MGQTQQDDIDALLAGVSQLAADAAADIVGDDGTGPISSGPATAVANAPAAEDGGKRVPKRTQMPSGMPTVAPASSERSEDPQRILPLEVPVIVTLAERTMPLSKILALTPGSIIEFDKPSDELLDLMINNRRIGRGQAVKVGENFGLRVTMIGSIGNRVEAMNAV
- a CDS encoding DUF4038 domain-containing protein; the protein is MNGCVSSGRRRYSGRVTLGVALWLLAGSGARAGLIGTPPSTATTFRVCELAFSADAPGSNPYLNGPSVTATFTGTSGPASGKVLTMKGFWDGGNVWRVRFAPTAQGDWSWTTSSTDAGMNGFSGTLTAIGPTPEELAANVLYRGFLHRDGHAWKLSDGTPFLAVGDTQWSFAEENTTAEWQQWMNARQAQNFNTFLGCIWLAIYTRSGVPDAFPSKNPQTDTPNMAYFQRLDQMVQYANDRGIMMGLTIGGFPDNSNWWVKFGTLERNSRWFRYCVARYTAYNVRWCLYGEVNERNTPWGSTWQQQVAYDAQLVRDEDPYDHPIGSHHTSVDTSSANSPNIDYIEVQIARTETQYQSALNYRQYGKPVWFEEYWYEPATYDNDVVLGIRNTHRNFVAAMAYPTMGSLMRAHYPDFNINDVSTDPGAVRMSYFWSFYKDLAFLSFSPASGLVSRGQCGRFGNDYAIFLQGGGSVTLNLTGVSGVFDVTRLDINTGVTADLGLITGDGQRTINSGTTSDVAIRVVKTPGPNQPPVVSAGDDQVVHLSQGAVLDGTVSDDGQPDPPGVVTTIWTQVDGPGVVTFADAASVDTTAGFSQAGVYTLRLTANDGELSASDETVITVNGGGGCDFDGDTDVDQVDFAHLQACATGSGQAVTNPACFNAVLDGDEDIDQNDFAVFVGCVSGPDVPATAECRGE
- a CDS encoding sugar kinase, with the translated sequence MSGLNVRKDPCELDFLALGAVVHRLDPGVVPFRKARSVDIHVSGGEYNVAANLADCFKLRTGIATAMVNYGIGELVQGRIREMGVTPFYKWFEHDGVRGPNIATVYSDRGYGVRPPVVFYNRSNEAGSLLKPGDFDWADIFARGVRWFHSGGIFAALSETTSELIIEGMEAARKSGAVNSFDLNYRAKLWAPIGGLEKAQKTLRKIVGNVDALIGNEEDLQKGLGIAGPEVAHKAASKLDPETFFQMIERVVEQFPNVKMVATTLREVHSTNRHDWAAVLWLDGKRFVSPTCQLDVLDRIGGGDGFAAGLIYGLLAGREPEQALRLGWAHGALLTTFPGDVTMARLEEVEAFAKGGSARVQR
- a CDS encoding radical SAM protein, whose translation is MRRRLLRLRQLRRRVTAKPGVLSVMEIIIKPTEACNGTCVYCSADGTLGKRKILPCEKLGPLFDIFAKWVRRDDRRNLRFLWHGGEPMLCGPEYYAEIMQQQQRAFGDDLDRVRNAMQSNLSLVDEHWVPVLRDLLKDQAIGTSFDIVDGVRGLAGGKNLREIWVRAVRLLRSAGIRVGAVYVAHRQSLDRVGNIYNFFRNAGLHVRVNPLYKEGRADRRQSQPLWITADEYGQFLVDLCDLWRADRMRWSIMPLMEWYRAWKGHSRLCCDSRGMCHTSHLGINPDGAVFGCGRQSDHGANRLGNIFEDDLDEMLRQREQGPLAGRSSSLRDGFCRDCRFWKFCHGGCPMMGLLYHGDMMRETYFCAARKRVFEHFEKLFGPPTVSDQPSALSGQPLAPRRGSGPAFSGQQSAISTQQEGTQQEGAQQEGAHQKGPDPPPLAGGGGGGWECPTSSGGDGASSLNPACHAEAKRRREPRLPGEAVAKPGTLNPLSRFVVTIERPDGWPMLDFVRIVTPQLDLERLALGRLDPQERARGLVNLEHFLASPSGYKPFARQLTIMAGPEFAYSQNKADAMQDGLLGTLRRLRAELMFSSATIGDGTFARRAADASVPVRLEFGTDYDEAVLSGLLDHFLHTPTLQVPIEPFFTLAGAIGGQRRLTLWQIFDNLTGRCLFVDAQQRVSVSRWYAHRGAFLGKVGDSIKVMRESAAWKQIEAYAERVFIEQTPCAFCEHYPYCGGIWRATSEADTACLVWRRLMDRMVKAYRGCLPAT